The following is a genomic window from Synechococcus sp. JA-2-3B'a(2-13).
TGTCGCGGGAGCTGGAGCTGGTGCTCACCGGGCGGGAAGCAGGGGCCATAGGGCGGGTGCCCATGTGCGGGATCCCTTACCATGCTTTCGACCGCTACGCTGCCCAGTTGGTGGCCAAAGGCTATGCCCTGGCCGTCTGCGACCAGATGGAGCCGGCAGATCAGGCCAAGGGCTTGGTGCGGCGGGAAGTGACGCGGGTGATCACCCCTGGCACCGTCCTCGAAGAGGAGCTGCTGCAGGCGCGGCAAAACAACTACCTGGCAGCCGTCGTGCGGCTCAAAGGATCGAAGCAGGCTCCCTGCCGCTGGGGCCTAGCCTATGCGGATATCTCCACCGGCGAGTTCTGGGTGTGTCAGAGCGAGGGGCAAGAGCAACTGGAGCAGGAACTGGCCCGGCTGCAGCCGGCAGAGGTTTTGCTGCCCACCGAGGAGGGGCTGGGACTAGGCCTCATCCGTCCAGGGGATCCCCAGAAGCCCCTGGGTCTCCCCAACCAATACGCCTATACCCTGCGCCCAGCCGAACCTTTTGAACTGGCGGTGGCGCGGGAGAACCTCATGCAAACCTACGGCCTGCGCTCTCTGGAAGGATTGGGCTGTGAGGGATTGCCTCTGGCGGTGCGAGCAGCGGGAGGGCTTTTGCACTACTTAGAAGAAACCCATTCGCCTCAGCGGTGCGTAGCACCAAAGACCCTGCTGCAGCCTTCTCCCCAGGGAGGCCACCCGCTCCTGCCTCCCCCGCGCACCTACCAGCTCACGGACTACCTCATCTTGGATGCCCAAACCCGGCGTAACTTGGAGCTCACCCAGACCATCCGAGAGGGGGCTTTTGTGGGATCCCTGCTCTGGGTGCTGGATCACAGCCGTACAGCCATGGGGGGGCGCACTTTGCGGCGCTGGTTGCTGCAGCCTTTGCGGGATTCGGAGCAAATTCGCCTTCGCCAAGACACCATCCAGGAGCTCTTGGAAAACCCCTCCCTACGGGCCCGCCTGGGATCCCTCCTGGACTCTCTGTACGACCTGGAGCGGCTGGCCAACCGCGTCGGATCGGGCACCGCCAACCCGCGCGAGCTGGTGGCCTTGGGATCCTCCTTGGGCAAACTGCCCCAGTTGGCCGAGCTGGTGGGGGAAGCCAAGACTCCCCTCTTGCAAAGCCTGCAACAGGTGGATCCCGCCCTGGTGGATCTGGGCCGCCGCATTGAGCACACCCTCTTGCCCTCGCCCCCGCCCATCCTTACCGAAGGGGGTCTGATCCGGCCCGGCGTGGATCCCGAGCTGGACAGGCTGCGGCAGCAGGTGGAGCAAGACCGCCAGTGGGTTGCCCAGTTGGAAAAAAGCGAGCGCGACCGCACTGGGATCCCCACTCTCAAGGTGGGCTTCAACAAGGCCTTCGGCTACTACCTCAGCATCAGCCGCGCCAAGGCCCACCAAGTCCCCAAAGAGTACATCCGCAAGCAAACCCTGACCAACGAAGAGCGGTTCATTACCCCCGAGCTGAAAGAAAAAGAGGCCCGCATCCTCACCGCCCAAACCGACATCAACCAGCGGGAATACGAGCTGTTTGTGCAGTTGCGCCAAGAGGCAGGATCC
Proteins encoded in this region:
- the mutS gene encoding DNA mismatch repair protein MutS, whose translation is MSSSAEPTWDALEVDPALLTPMMQHYVELKRQYPHAILLYRLGDFYEMFFQDAQRVSRELELVLTGREAGAIGRVPMCGIPYHAFDRYAAQLVAKGYALAVCDQMEPADQAKGLVRREVTRVITPGTVLEEELLQARQNNYLAAVVRLKGSKQAPCRWGLAYADISTGEFWVCQSEGQEQLEQELARLQPAEVLLPTEEGLGLGLIRPGDPQKPLGLPNQYAYTLRPAEPFELAVARENLMQTYGLRSLEGLGCEGLPLAVRAAGGLLHYLEETHSPQRCVAPKTLLQPSPQGGHPLLPPPRTYQLTDYLILDAQTRRNLELTQTIREGAFVGSLLWVLDHSRTAMGGRTLRRWLLQPLRDSEQIRLRQDTIQELLENPSLRARLGSLLDSLYDLERLANRVGSGTANPRELVALGSSLGKLPQLAELVGEAKTPLLQSLQQVDPALVDLGRRIEHTLLPSPPPILTEGGLIRPGVDPELDRLRQQVEQDRQWVAQLEKSERDRTGIPTLKVGFNKAFGYYLSISRAKAHQVPKEYIRKQTLTNEERFITPELKEKEARILTAQTDINQREYELFVQLRQEAGSRAEAIRQVAQTLAAVDALFGLAEVAVQQGYTRPLLTTDRRLIIEEGRHPVVEKSLPQGLFVPNSVQLGSPHGPDLIVLTGPNMSGKSTYLRQIGLIQILAQMGSFVPARRAELGLCDRVFTRIGAVDDLATGQSTFMVEMNETANILNHAGERSLVLLDEIGRGTATFDGLSIAWAVAEYLATQVRARTVFATHYHELNQLETLLPNVANFQVVVKELQDRIIFLHQVQPGGADRSYGIEVGRMAGLPQPVIQRAEQVLALVEKHSRIGLGLRNQGKSQPAQKNCKKEPAPNRSPDPAVGDQLSLIPAPLFPD